A region from the uncultured Holophaga sp. genome encodes:
- a CDS encoding pseudouridine synthase encodes MAPRNTARPPSNRAQGTPSKAPRGPRTAAVPAAKTRPAVAPSRPSRPAGRPAGRPAGRRGEEERLQKILAHAGVASRRACEELILEGHVQVNGVTITELGAKADPQRDEITVDFRPIQREQPVYILMNKPKGYVTTVKDDQGRPTVMALLSGISARVYPVGRLDFNSEGLLLMTNDGEMAQRLSSPEFHIPKVYLVKIHRNPRPETLDELRGGFRLDGRRLKPCGIEVHEKGDNPWMKVTLIEGKNQQIRKMFAAVGHPVSKLRRVQFGPLDDPFLKPGTWRFLKPQELAALKSL; translated from the coding sequence ATGGCCCCCAGGAACACCGCCAGACCCCCATCGAACCGTGCCCAGGGCACCCCCTCCAAGGCCCCCCGGGGGCCCCGCACTGCGGCCGTTCCGGCTGCTAAGACCCGCCCTGCAGTGGCCCCCTCCCGCCCGTCCAGGCCTGCAGGGCGTCCTGCGGGGCGTCCTGCGGGGCGCCGGGGCGAGGAGGAACGCCTCCAGAAGATCCTGGCCCACGCCGGTGTGGCCAGCCGCAGGGCTTGCGAGGAGCTGATCCTGGAGGGGCATGTCCAGGTGAACGGCGTCACCATCACCGAACTCGGAGCCAAGGCCGATCCCCAGCGCGACGAGATCACGGTGGACTTCCGCCCCATCCAGAGGGAACAGCCTGTCTACATCCTCATGAACAAGCCCAAGGGCTATGTGACGACGGTCAAGGATGACCAGGGGCGGCCCACGGTGATGGCCCTGTTGAGCGGCATCTCGGCTCGGGTCTACCCCGTGGGTCGCCTCGACTTCAACTCCGAAGGGCTCCTGCTCATGACCAATGACGGGGAGATGGCCCAGCGCCTCAGCTCTCCCGAGTTCCACATTCCCAAGGTCTACCTGGTGAAGATCCACCGGAATCCCCGTCCCGAGACCCTGGATGAACTGCGGGGGGGCTTCCGCCTGGACGGGCGCCGGCTCAAGCCCTGCGGGATCGAGGTCCACGAGAAGGGCGACAACCCCTGGATGAAGGTCACGCTCATCGAAGGCAAGAACCAGCAGATCCGCAAGATGTTCGCCGCTGTGGGGCACCCCGTGTCCAAGCTGCGCCGGGTCCAGTTCGGGCCCCTGGATGACCCCTTCCTCAAGCCTGGCACCTGGCGCTTCCTGAAGCCCCAGGAGCTGGCGGCGCTGAAGAGCCTCTGA
- a CDS encoding chorismate-binding protein — MNPTPNVLPLTRTLAADTLTPVGILVAARRRGLKGFLLESVEGGSHLARYSILGFEPRERLYSRDGKLFRRTPKGDECLPGSLPEALKARLAAFRPQELPEVPRFAGGYVGYMGYACAASVERLPVKPDPFGLPDAVLERFDDILIYDHARSRVTLLANAVLEDHPSETEARAEAEIRLARLADLVASAGASPLDCAERKPELPDLPGREAYAAAVTKAKEHIRLGDIFQVVLSTQHITPYAGDPLDIYRRMRMSNPSPYHFFLDQADATILGGSPEMLVRVQNRQMEVRPIAGTRPRGATPEADELMKQELLEDPKEAAEHVMLVDLGRNDVGRVCEFGSVKVAAYRTVETYSHVLHIVSSVVGQLRPDAHAVDAFFAGFPAGTVSGAPKIRAMEIIHDLEGPGRGVYSGSVGYFDYRGNLDTCIAIRTAIVKDGKVQLQAGAGIVADSIPDKEFDECRQKLAAAATSLVR, encoded by the coding sequence ATGAACCCCACCCCCAACGTGCTGCCTCTGACACGGACCCTGGCCGCCGACACCCTGACCCCCGTCGGGATCCTGGTGGCCGCCCGCCGCCGCGGGCTCAAGGGATTCCTCCTGGAGAGCGTGGAGGGCGGCAGCCACTTGGCCCGCTACAGCATCCTGGGCTTCGAACCCAGGGAGCGGCTCTACTCCCGGGACGGCAAGCTCTTCCGCCGCACCCCCAAGGGCGATGAGTGCCTGCCTGGCTCCCTCCCCGAGGCCCTCAAGGCCCGCCTCGCCGCCTTCCGCCCCCAGGAGCTGCCCGAGGTTCCCCGTTTCGCCGGAGGCTATGTGGGCTACATGGGCTACGCCTGCGCCGCCTCGGTGGAGCGCCTGCCCGTGAAGCCCGATCCCTTCGGTCTGCCGGACGCGGTGCTGGAGCGCTTCGACGACATCCTCATCTACGATCACGCCCGCAGCCGCGTGACCCTCCTGGCCAATGCAGTCCTGGAGGATCACCCCTCGGAAACCGAGGCCAGGGCGGAAGCCGAGATCCGCCTGGCCCGCCTGGCCGACCTGGTGGCCAGCGCCGGGGCCAGCCCCCTGGACTGTGCCGAGCGCAAGCCCGAATTGCCGGACCTGCCGGGTCGCGAGGCCTATGCCGCCGCCGTCACCAAGGCCAAGGAGCACATCCGCCTGGGCGACATCTTCCAGGTGGTCCTCTCCACTCAGCACATCACCCCCTACGCCGGGGACCCCCTGGACATCTACCGGCGCATGCGGATGAGCAACCCCTCGCCCTACCATTTCTTCCTGGACCAGGCCGACGCCACGATCCTGGGGGGCAGCCCCGAGATGCTGGTGCGCGTCCAGAACCGCCAGATGGAGGTGCGCCCCATCGCCGGCACCCGCCCCAGGGGGGCCACGCCGGAGGCCGACGAACTCATGAAGCAGGAGCTGCTGGAGGACCCCAAGGAGGCGGCCGAGCACGTGATGCTGGTGGACCTGGGCCGCAACGATGTGGGCCGGGTCTGCGAGTTCGGCAGCGTGAAGGTCGCCGCCTACCGCACCGTGGAGACTTACAGCCACGTGCTCCACATCGTGAGCAGCGTGGTGGGACAGCTGCGCCCCGACGCCCACGCCGTGGACGCCTTCTTCGCCGGATTCCCCGCTGGCACCGTGAGCGGAGCCCCCAAGATCCGGGCCATGGAGATCATCCACGATCTGGAGGGCCCCGGCCGGGGCGTCTACTCCGGCTCCGTGGGCTACTTCGACTACCGGGGCAACCTGGACACCTGCATCGCCATCCGCACCGCCATCGTCAAGGACGGCAAGGTCCAGCTCCAGGCGGGAGCCGGCATCGTGGCCGACTCCATCCCCGACAAGGAGTTCGACGAGTGCCGCCAGAAGCTCGCCGCCGCCGCGACATCGCTGGTGCGCTGA
- a CDS encoding SRPBCC family protein — protein sequence MGHDRIFQDHVDLPCPREEVFAFFQDPRNLGRITPPWLGFRILTPEPLPRGQGAVYDFRIGLHGLPLRWRTRILDWREGEAFTDDQERGPYARWTHTHSFADIPGGTRMTDTVVWRLPWRWVSWVAFPWVKRDVARIFAYRRAALMAILCASTGKGAPESALSAQESGA from the coding sequence ATGGGCCACGACCGGATCTTCCAGGACCATGTGGACCTCCCTTGTCCCCGGGAGGAGGTATTCGCCTTTTTCCAGGATCCCCGGAACCTGGGGCGTATCACCCCGCCCTGGCTGGGCTTCCGCATCCTCACTCCCGAGCCTCTTCCCCGGGGCCAGGGTGCGGTCTACGACTTCAGGATCGGCCTTCACGGGCTGCCCCTGCGCTGGCGCACCCGCATTCTGGACTGGCGGGAGGGCGAGGCGTTCACCGATGACCAGGAGCGCGGACCTTATGCCCGTTGGACACACACCCACAGCTTTGCTGATATCCCCGGGGGCACCCGCATGACGGATACCGTGGTGTGGAGGCTGCCTTGGAGATGGGTGTCCTGGGTCGCCTTCCCGTGGGTGAAGCGGGATGTGGCGAGGATCTTCGCCTATCGGCGGGCGGCCCTGATGGCCATCCTGTGCGCCTCGACGGGAAAGGGCGCTCCGGAGAGCGCCCTTTCCGCCCAGGAGTCTGGGGCTTAG
- a CDS encoding DUF4136 domain-containing protein, giving the protein MKRTLLLPALLTTALLTGCSTFAVRADYDTTADYSAYKTFNWYASSKYAKDKKDGTGNTLMDRRVRHAVEKQLQAKGFRLESQGEPDFLLTYYPVYTNRQVITTTDLGTGFRWRPFHYGINSAVSEVRNIKEGSIVLEIVDYKSNQLIWQAVADGALTDLGSPEEADEVVNDAVERMLLKFPPHAQRK; this is encoded by the coding sequence ATGAAGCGCACACTCCTGCTCCCCGCCCTGCTCACCACAGCCCTTCTCACCGGCTGCAGCACCTTCGCCGTCAGGGCCGACTATGACACCACGGCTGACTACAGCGCCTACAAGACCTTCAACTGGTACGCCTCCAGCAAATACGCCAAGGACAAGAAGGATGGAACGGGCAATACCCTCATGGACCGCCGGGTGCGCCACGCCGTGGAGAAGCAGCTCCAGGCCAAGGGATTCCGCCTGGAGTCCCAGGGCGAGCCCGACTTCCTCCTGACCTACTACCCCGTCTACACCAACCGCCAAGTGATCACCACCACAGATCTGGGCACGGGCTTCCGCTGGCGCCCCTTCCACTACGGCATCAACTCCGCCGTCAGCGAGGTCCGCAATATCAAGGAGGGCTCCATCGTCCTGGAGATCGTCGACTACAAGAGCAACCAGCTGATCTGGCAGGCTGTGGCCGATGGCGCCCTGACCGATCTCGGGAGCCCCGAGGAGGCCGACGAGGTGGTGAACGATGCGGTGGAGCGGATGCTCCTCAAGTTCCCGCCCCACGCCCAACGGAAGTAG
- the ppdK gene encoding pyruvate, phosphate dikinase → MTMTKYVYSFGGNRNEGNASMRNTLGGKGCNLAEMAGLDIPVPPGFTVITDVCSLYYQQGKQLPQEVVAQVKEALTWLEGVRGKKLGDAANPLLVSVRSGARVSMPGMMDTVLNLGLNDQTVLGLAKASNNPRFAWDSYRRFIMMYSDVVLDVHKDHFEHEIEALKARTGKTSDTEISAEEWQVLCERFKAIVKEKLGHDFPQDPMDQLFGGIAAVFNSWDTERAIIYRRMNRIPDDWGTAVNVQTMVFGNMGDDCGTGVAFTRDPGTGEPYFYGEYLINAQGEDVVAGVRTPQPITNFQAKGTGLQSLEEAMPATFKELLSTANRLEQHFKDMQDIEFTIEQGKLFMLQTRNGKRTAMAGIRIALDMVKEGMIDEATALKRINADDLTQLLAPIFDPKEKKTFEQAGKLMTKGLNAGPGAATGRIALSAEDAQEMAQSGPVVLVRLETSPEDLAGMVAAEGILTARGGMTSHAAVVARGMGKPCVCGASALCIDMAARTVSIGETVLKAGQDFISIDGSTGEVFAGQLSAHPSEVNQVLVNKIMKAEDSEAYQRFANIMAWANKVRTMKVRTNADTPHDAIVARAFGAEGIGLCRTEHMFFEGERILAVREMILSKDAEGRKKALAKLLPMQRADFEGIFEAMNGLHVNIRLIDPPLHEFVPHDEKGQAEMAEVLGVSLEEVKHRVEKLHEFNPMMGHRGCRLGITYPEIIRMQMRAICEAAINVGKKGIQALPEVMVPLVGHIKELQFTKAEMLDELAQVNAEKATSFSCPIGTMIEIPRAALTADQIATEADFFSFGTNDLTQMGFGFSRDDSGSFLPEYVAKKILPEDPFQSLDQEGIGELVRIASEKGRSVKADLKLGVCGEHGGDPRSVKFFHKVGLNYVSCSPYRVPLAILAAAQASLEN, encoded by the coding sequence ATGACCATGACCAAGTATGTCTACTCTTTCGGTGGCAACCGCAACGAAGGCAACGCTTCCATGCGGAATACCCTGGGCGGCAAGGGCTGCAACCTGGCAGAAATGGCCGGGCTCGACATCCCTGTGCCCCCCGGATTCACCGTCATCACGGACGTCTGTTCCCTCTACTACCAGCAGGGCAAACAGCTTCCCCAAGAGGTCGTAGCCCAGGTAAAAGAGGCCCTGACCTGGCTGGAGGGGGTCCGTGGCAAGAAGCTGGGCGATGCTGCCAATCCCCTGCTGGTCTCCGTTCGTTCCGGCGCCCGGGTCTCCATGCCCGGCATGATGGACACGGTCCTCAATCTCGGCCTCAACGACCAGACCGTCCTCGGCCTGGCCAAGGCCAGCAACAACCCCCGCTTCGCCTGGGACAGCTACCGCCGCTTCATCATGATGTACTCCGATGTGGTGCTGGACGTGCACAAGGACCACTTCGAGCACGAGATCGAGGCCCTGAAGGCGCGTACCGGCAAGACCAGCGACACCGAGATCAGCGCCGAGGAGTGGCAGGTCCTCTGCGAGCGCTTCAAGGCCATCGTCAAGGAAAAGCTCGGCCACGACTTCCCCCAGGACCCCATGGACCAGCTCTTCGGGGGTATCGCCGCGGTCTTCAACAGCTGGGACACCGAGCGTGCCATCATCTACCGCCGCATGAACCGCATCCCCGACGACTGGGGCACCGCCGTCAATGTCCAGACCATGGTCTTCGGCAACATGGGCGATGACTGCGGCACCGGCGTGGCCTTCACCCGCGACCCCGGCACCGGTGAGCCCTATTTCTACGGCGAATACCTGATCAATGCCCAGGGCGAGGATGTGGTGGCCGGTGTGCGCACCCCCCAGCCCATCACCAACTTCCAGGCCAAGGGCACCGGACTCCAGAGCCTCGAAGAGGCCATGCCCGCCACCTTCAAGGAGCTGCTCTCCACCGCCAACCGGCTGGAGCAGCACTTCAAGGACATGCAGGATATCGAGTTCACCATCGAGCAGGGCAAGCTCTTCATGCTCCAGACCCGCAATGGCAAGCGCACGGCCATGGCTGGCATCCGCATTGCCCTGGACATGGTCAAGGAGGGCATGATCGACGAGGCCACCGCCCTCAAGCGCATCAACGCCGATGACCTGACCCAGCTCCTGGCCCCCATCTTCGACCCCAAGGAGAAGAAGACCTTCGAACAGGCCGGCAAGCTCATGACCAAGGGCCTGAACGCGGGCCCCGGCGCGGCCACCGGCCGCATCGCCCTCTCCGCGGAAGACGCTCAGGAGATGGCCCAGTCCGGCCCTGTGGTCCTGGTGCGCCTTGAGACCTCCCCCGAGGACCTCGCCGGCATGGTGGCCGCTGAAGGCATCCTCACCGCCCGCGGCGGCATGACTTCCCACGCAGCCGTGGTGGCCCGCGGCATGGGCAAGCCCTGCGTCTGCGGCGCCTCCGCCCTCTGCATCGACATGGCCGCCCGTACCGTCAGCATCGGTGAAACCGTGCTGAAGGCCGGCCAGGACTTCATCTCCATCGACGGCTCCACCGGCGAGGTCTTCGCCGGCCAGCTCTCCGCCCACCCCTCCGAGGTGAACCAGGTCCTGGTCAACAAGATCATGAAGGCCGAGGACAGCGAGGCCTACCAGCGCTTCGCCAACATCATGGCCTGGGCCAACAAGGTCCGCACCATGAAGGTCCGCACCAACGCCGACACCCCCCACGACGCCATTGTCGCCCGCGCCTTCGGCGCCGAGGGCATCGGCCTCTGCCGCACCGAGCACATGTTCTTCGAGGGCGAGCGCATCCTGGCTGTGCGCGAGATGATCCTCAGCAAGGACGCCGAGGGCCGCAAGAAGGCCCTGGCCAAGCTCCTGCCCATGCAGCGCGCCGACTTCGAGGGCATCTTCGAGGCCATGAACGGGCTGCACGTCAACATCCGCCTCATCGACCCCCCCCTCCATGAGTTCGTGCCCCACGACGAGAAGGGCCAGGCCGAGATGGCCGAGGTCCTGGGTGTGAGCCTCGAGGAGGTGAAGCACCGGGTGGAGAAGCTCCACGAGTTCAACCCCATGATGGGCCACCGCGGCTGCCGTCTGGGCATCACCTACCCCGAGATCATCCGCATGCAGATGCGCGCCATCTGCGAAGCCGCCATCAACGTCGGCAAGAAGGGCATCCAGGCCCTCCCCGAGGTGATGGTGCCCCTGGTGGGCCACATCAAGGAACTCCAGTTCACCAAGGCCGAGATGCTGGATGAGCTGGCCCAGGTGAATGCGGAGAAGGCCACCTCCTTCAGCTGCCCCATCGGCACCATGATCGAGATCCCCCGTGCTGCCCTCACCGCCGATCAGATCGCCACCGAAGCAGACTTCTTCTCCTTTGGAACCAACGACCTGACCCAGATGGGCTTCGGCTTCTCCCGCGACGACTCCGGCTCCTTCCTCCCCGAGTACGTGGCCAAGAAGATCCTGCCCGAGGACCCCTTCCAGAGCCTCGACCAGGAGGGCATCGGCGAGCTGGTCCGCATCGCCAGCGAGAAGGGCCGCTCCGTCAAGGCCGACCTCAAGCTCGGCGTCTGCGGCGAGCACGGCGGCGATCCCCGCTCCGTCAAGTTCTTCCACAAGGTGGGCCTGAACTACGTGAGCTGCAGTCCCTACCGCGTACCCCTCGCCATCCTGGCCGCCGCCCAGGCGAGCCTCGAGAACTAA
- the lgt gene encoding prolipoprotein diacylglyceryl transferase, whose protein sequence is MFPIHLNLGFGTFHYYEGFYFAASILVAFWLIVRRMERAGLDPQIFVGCFPWLLVGAIVGARIFHFVFWDFGSLLRNPLDFLRFWEGGLSITGGLAGGGLSALVYYRRHHSDFWRSFAVASPAILVGQAIGRVGCFLNGDAWGIPTHLPWGVSLPKFGLLIPAMRRDLTEPSAAWLWSVAQGYTNPNALRTVPLHPTQLYEALGDLLLAGIVLLTLRALARQKTPWSRVFWIHFGGYALLRFALEFLHGDRDATVWVGMTALQIGLLAFGLLSLLVLLRRTGPRAT, encoded by the coding sequence GTGTTCCCCATCCACCTGAACCTGGGCTTCGGCACTTTCCACTACTACGAGGGCTTCTACTTCGCGGCCTCCATTCTGGTGGCCTTCTGGCTCATCGTCCGCCGCATGGAGAGGGCCGGACTCGATCCGCAGATCTTCGTCGGCTGCTTTCCCTGGCTTCTGGTGGGTGCCATCGTCGGGGCGCGGATCTTCCACTTCGTCTTCTGGGACTTCGGCAGCCTCCTCCGGAACCCCCTGGACTTCCTCCGTTTCTGGGAGGGGGGCCTGTCCATCACCGGGGGCCTGGCCGGAGGGGGGCTCTCCGCCCTGGTCTACTACCGGCGGCACCACTCCGACTTCTGGCGCAGCTTCGCCGTGGCCAGCCCCGCCATCCTGGTGGGCCAGGCCATCGGCCGGGTGGGCTGTTTCCTGAACGGAGATGCCTGGGGCATCCCGACCCACCTGCCCTGGGGGGTCTCCCTTCCGAAGTTCGGCCTACTCATCCCGGCCATGAGGAGGGACCTCACCGAACCCAGTGCCGCCTGGCTGTGGAGCGTAGCTCAGGGCTACACCAACCCCAATGCCCTCAGGACAGTGCCCCTTCACCCCACCCAGCTCTACGAGGCTCTTGGAGACCTGCTCCTGGCGGGCATCGTCCTGCTGACCCTGAGAGCCCTGGCGCGCCAGAAAACCCCCTGGAGCCGGGTCTTCTGGATCCACTTCGGGGGCTATGCCCTCCTGCGCTTCGCCCTGGAGTTCCTCCACGGCGACAGGGACGCCACCGTCTGGGTCGGCATGACCGCGCTCCAGATCGGGCTCCTGGCCTTCGGCCTCCTCAGCCTCCTGGTCCTGCTCCGGAGGACGGGCCCCAGGGCGACTTGA
- a CDS encoding molybdopterin oxidoreductase family protein, protein MPITFGACPHDCPDTCALCVHVEGGRVIRVTGAPDHPLTQGAPCPKVGRYAERLQHPERLLHPMKRIGAKGEGRFERISWDEALDLAAARIREVAARDPQAILPYHYAGTMGLVQGHSMSARFFHRLGASGLHQTICAEAGFTALKATYGSGVGMHGRFFAESRLILLWGTNPAHSGLHLWMRIKEARRQGARVVVIDPVKTASAEWADLHLQLCPGTDGALALALIHVLIRENLLDQDYITRHTSGFEALKTRAATWTPERAAGICGLDAAAIESLAREYGTTRPAAIRLNYGMQRTRNGGQAARAICCLPSLVGAWRHRAGGLLLSSSGFFPVDTAALTHPELQTEPTRQVNMSLLGQALGDPLHPINLLFVYNSNPAVVAPDSRSVLRGLAREDLFTVVLEHFQTDTADYADLLLPATMQMEHLDIHKAYGHTCLAVNLPAVLPPGETLPNTEVFRRLAGRLGYTEPCFRETDAEIAQQAFHWEGTGTDWETLKRTGWAPLPLPEAPFAEGGFPTADGRCQFHAGELARQGHDPLPDWTPPEPDPAHPFILISAPHRDFLNSTFANLPSCQPPAGVPTLEIHPSDAQHLGIYGEQWVQVSSPQGELRLRAVPSPRVRPGVLLAPSLWWRKRSPDGKGINELTSQALTDLGEGPTFYDCRVELNPCPAPAVQCS, encoded by the coding sequence ATGCCTATCACCTTCGGCGCCTGCCCCCACGACTGCCCTGACACCTGCGCCCTGTGCGTCCATGTGGAAGGGGGCCGGGTGATCCGGGTCACCGGCGCTCCGGATCACCCCCTGACCCAGGGGGCCCCTTGCCCCAAGGTGGGGCGCTATGCTGAGCGCCTCCAGCATCCCGAGCGCCTGCTCCACCCCATGAAGCGGATCGGCGCCAAGGGAGAGGGCCGCTTCGAGCGCATCTCCTGGGACGAAGCCCTGGACCTGGCCGCAGCCCGTATCCGGGAGGTGGCGGCCAGGGATCCCCAGGCCATCCTGCCCTACCACTATGCCGGCACCATGGGCCTGGTGCAGGGTCACAGCATGTCCGCCCGGTTCTTCCACCGGTTGGGCGCCTCCGGGCTCCACCAGACCATCTGTGCCGAGGCAGGTTTCACCGCCCTCAAGGCCACCTACGGCTCCGGGGTGGGCATGCACGGGCGCTTCTTCGCCGAGTCCAGACTGATCCTCCTCTGGGGCACCAATCCGGCCCACTCCGGCCTGCACCTCTGGATGCGCATCAAGGAGGCGCGTCGCCAGGGGGCCAGGGTGGTGGTGATCGACCCCGTGAAAACCGCCTCTGCGGAGTGGGCTGACCTCCACCTGCAGCTGTGCCCCGGTACCGATGGCGCCCTGGCCCTGGCCCTGATCCATGTGCTGATCCGGGAAAACCTCCTGGACCAGGACTACATCACACGCCACACCTCGGGCTTCGAGGCCCTCAAGACCCGCGCCGCAACCTGGACGCCTGAGCGGGCAGCGGGGATCTGCGGACTCGACGCCGCCGCCATTGAGTCCCTGGCCCGCGAATACGGGACCACCCGCCCGGCGGCCATCCGCCTCAACTACGGCATGCAGCGCACTCGCAACGGCGGCCAGGCGGCTCGGGCCATCTGCTGCCTGCCCAGCCTGGTGGGGGCTTGGCGTCATCGGGCGGGGGGCCTCCTCCTCTCCTCCTCCGGCTTCTTCCCGGTGGACACCGCTGCCCTGACCCACCCGGAGCTCCAGACCGAGCCCACCCGGCAGGTCAACATGAGCCTCCTCGGCCAGGCTCTGGGGGATCCCCTCCATCCCATTAATTTATTATTTGTTTATAATTCAAACCCAGCCGTGGTGGCCCCGGACTCCCGCTCGGTGCTCCGGGGACTGGCCCGGGAAGACCTTTTCACAGTGGTCCTGGAGCATTTTCAGACCGATACCGCCGACTATGCGGACCTTCTGCTCCCCGCCACCATGCAGATGGAGCACCTGGACATCCACAAGGCCTACGGCCACACCTGCCTGGCGGTGAATCTCCCTGCGGTGCTGCCCCCAGGAGAGACCCTGCCCAACACCGAAGTCTTCCGTCGCCTGGCCGGACGCCTGGGCTACACCGAGCCGTGCTTCCGGGAGACCGATGCGGAGATCGCCCAGCAGGCCTTCCATTGGGAAGGGACCGGAACCGACTGGGAGACCCTGAAGCGCACGGGCTGGGCACCCCTGCCCCTCCCGGAGGCCCCCTTCGCCGAGGGCGGCTTCCCCACCGCTGACGGGCGCTGCCAGTTCCACGCCGGGGAACTGGCCCGCCAGGGACATGACCCCCTGCCCGATTGGACCCCGCCGGAGCCCGACCCCGCCCACCCCTTCATCCTCATCTCCGCCCCCCACCGGGACTTCCTCAACTCCACCTTCGCCAACCTGCCGAGCTGCCAGCCCCCCGCCGGGGTGCCCACCCTGGAGATCCACCCCTCTGACGCCCAGCACCTTGGCATCTACGGCGAACAGTGGGTGCAGGTCTCCAGTCCCCAGGGGGAACTGCGGCTGAGGGCCGTGCCGAGCCCCCGGGTCCGCCCCGGGGTGCTCCTGGCCCCCTCTCTCTGGTGGCGCAAGCGCAGCCCCGACGGCAAGGGCATCAACGAGCTCACCAGCCAGGCTCTGACCGACTTAGGTGAGGGGCCTACTTTCTACGACTGCCGGGTGGAGCTAAACCCCTGCCCGGCTCCCGCGGTCCAATGTTCCTGA
- the dauA gene encoding C4-dicarboxylic acid transporter DauA produces the protein MARTRFQHPGGDLPLRALPCAALRAAWREGYRWGHLKKDLSSGFLVGIIAMPLAMALSIAVGATPQQGLYTSIIAGFLTALLGGSRIQVVGPTAAFIVVLAPIGIRFGMAGLLLSGLLAGLMLIGMGLLRLGRLIEFIPFPVTTGFTAGIATVIAALQLKDFFGLQLTHTPEGFFERLHAMALAHATASLPTLLFGLGTLAILLMPRLPKRWLARLPRMLRKIPAPLLALPLAGIAAWALPQLWPGLQVETIGTRFHTQVGGHLVHGIPQVLPAWVWPWSSPGPDGGSLSLSLHTLRRLLPGALTVALLGAIESLLSAVVADGMARTRHDPDAELLALGVANVITPFFGGIPATGAIARTATNFRFGGRTPVAAMTHALTILLAILLLAPLIRFLPMASLAALLLLVAWNMSEIGHFIHTVRAAPRSDVAVLLTCYALTVVFDMVIAVTVGIMLASLLFIRRMAHTTEGRIAEPDHRSLPGPLPEGVVIYDLYGPLFFGAAERAMGAIRAIAADVTVVIFRMEQVPAADATGLASMSSVVEDLNRKGILVLLVGLRGQARQAFLRGGLRPRAGGLAICRNMLSAFRRLGTPLHPTPHAEGRLRLLARKRVPRALPQ, from the coding sequence ATGGCCAGAACCCGATTCCAGCACCCCGGCGGTGACCTCCCGCTCCGCGCCCTGCCCTGCGCCGCCCTGCGCGCCGCTTGGAGGGAGGGCTACCGGTGGGGCCACCTGAAGAAGGACCTGAGCTCGGGCTTCCTGGTGGGCATCATCGCCATGCCCCTGGCCATGGCCCTGTCCATCGCCGTGGGTGCCACCCCGCAGCAGGGCCTCTATACGTCCATCATCGCGGGCTTCCTCACGGCACTCCTCGGTGGCTCCCGGATCCAGGTGGTCGGGCCCACAGCCGCATTCATCGTGGTCCTGGCACCCATCGGCATCCGTTTCGGCATGGCCGGGCTATTGCTTTCGGGCCTTCTGGCGGGCCTCATGCTCATCGGCATGGGCCTCCTCCGGCTGGGGCGCCTCATCGAGTTCATCCCCTTCCCAGTGACCACCGGCTTCACGGCGGGCATCGCCACCGTCATCGCCGCCCTCCAGCTCAAGGACTTCTTCGGGCTCCAGCTGACCCACACTCCGGAAGGATTCTTCGAGCGGCTCCACGCCATGGCCCTGGCCCACGCAACGGCCTCCCTGCCGACCCTGCTCTTCGGACTGGGCACCCTGGCGATCCTGCTGATGCCCAGACTCCCCAAACGCTGGCTGGCCCGCCTTCCCCGGATGCTGCGGAAGATCCCGGCCCCCCTCCTGGCCCTCCCCCTGGCGGGCATCGCCGCCTGGGCCCTGCCCCAGCTCTGGCCGGGACTCCAGGTGGAGACCATCGGCACCCGCTTCCACACCCAGGTGGGGGGACACCTGGTGCATGGCATCCCCCAGGTCCTACCGGCCTGGGTCTGGCCCTGGTCTTCCCCGGGCCCCGATGGGGGTTCGCTGTCCCTCTCCCTCCACACCCTGCGCCGGCTCCTGCCCGGGGCCCTGACTGTGGCCCTCCTGGGAGCCATCGAGTCTCTGCTCTCCGCCGTGGTGGCCGATGGCATGGCGCGGACCCGTCACGACCCTGATGCAGAGCTCCTGGCCCTGGGCGTCGCCAATGTGATCACCCCCTTCTTTGGGGGCATCCCGGCCACCGGGGCCATCGCCCGCACCGCCACCAACTTCCGCTTCGGGGGCCGGACCCCCGTGGCCGCCATGACCCACGCCCTCACCATCCTCTTGGCCATCCTCTTGCTGGCCCCTCTGATCCGCTTCCTCCCCATGGCCAGCCTGGCTGCCCTGCTGCTCCTGGTGGCCTGGAACATGTCGGAAATCGGGCACTTCATCCACACGGTCAGGGCCGCCCCCCGCAGTGATGTGGCGGTACTGCTCACCTGCTACGCCCTGACCGTGGTCTTCGACATGGTGATCGCCGTCACGGTGGGCATCATGCTGGCCTCCCTCCTCTTCATCCGGCGCATGGCCCACACGACCGAAGGACGGATCGCCGAGCCGGACCACCGCTCCCTCCCGGGTCCGCTGCCCGAGGGGGTGGTGATCTACGACCTCTACGGCCCCCTCTTCTTCGGCGCTGCTGAACGGGCCATGGGCGCCATACGGGCCATCGCCGCAGATGTGACCGTGGTCATCTTCAGGATGGAACAGGTGCCCGCCGCGGACGCCACAGGCCTTGCCTCCATGTCCTCCGTGGTGGAGGACCTCAACCGCAAGGGGATCCTGGTCCTCCTGGTGGGCCTCCGAGGCCAGGCCAGACAGGCCTTCCTCCGGGGAGGTCTGCGTCCCCGCGCTGGGGGGCTGGCCATCTGCCGCAACATGCTCTCGGCCTTCCGGCGCCTGGGCACCCCGCTCCACCCCACCCCACACGCAGAAGGAAGGCTCCGGCTCCTGGCGCGGAAGCGGGTGCCCAGAGCATTACCTCAATAG